From Virgibacillus natechei, the proteins below share one genomic window:
- a CDS encoding zinc-binding alcohol dehydrogenase family protein: MKAVCISKANTIELLDVEEPTIKQENEVKVKIKRVGICGSDMHIYHGTNPLATYPRIVGHEVTGEIVKTGKDVNRVTVGDHVVIEPITFCGECYACKSGRPNVCKEVSVFGVHEDGGMREFVTLPEKQVHQVDSEIEWDEAVMAEPYTIGAQATWRGNVKEGQTVFIQGAGPIGITVLKMAKLRGATVIISDFTNERLALAKENGVDHTINPKEVDSMTKINEITNDEGANVVIDAVGSPQTFELAVEVASPAGNIVTLGFNETPSSIAMMHITKKELTITGSRLQTNQFGKVVELINTKQLTHNGLVTHRFHINNVKEAFEFIEKNPDKVRKAVIEFE, translated from the coding sequence ATGAAAGCAGTTTGTATTTCAAAAGCAAATACGATTGAATTATTAGATGTCGAAGAACCAACTATAAAGCAGGAAAATGAGGTAAAAGTAAAAATCAAAAGGGTAGGTATCTGTGGTTCAGATATGCATATTTATCACGGCACCAATCCGCTTGCAACCTATCCTAGAATCGTTGGACATGAAGTAACAGGAGAGATAGTGAAGACGGGTAAGGATGTAAATCGTGTGACAGTTGGTGATCATGTCGTAATTGAGCCCATCACCTTTTGCGGCGAATGCTATGCATGTAAAAGTGGTAGACCGAATGTATGTAAAGAAGTTTCCGTGTTTGGTGTACATGAAGATGGAGGAATGAGAGAGTTTGTTACGCTCCCAGAAAAACAAGTGCATCAAGTAGATTCTGAGATTGAGTGGGATGAAGCAGTAATGGCTGAACCTTATACTATTGGTGCCCAAGCAACGTGGAGAGGTAATGTTAAGGAAGGGCAAACCGTCTTTATCCAAGGTGCTGGCCCAATTGGGATAACTGTATTAAAAATGGCTAAATTGCGTGGTGCGACTGTCATTATTTCAGATTTTACAAATGAACGTCTGGCGCTTGCAAAAGAAAATGGTGTTGATCATACAATCAATCCAAAAGAGGTTGATTCTATGACGAAAATTAATGAAATAACAAATGACGAGGGTGCGAATGTTGTCATCGATGCAGTAGGTTCTCCTCAAACATTTGAATTGGCTGTTGAAGTTGCATCGCCAGCAGGTAATATCGTAACACTCGGATTTAACGAAACACCATCATCCATTGCAATGATGCATATTACGAAAAAGGAATTAACCATAACTGGATCAAGACTTCAAACCAATCAATTTGGCAAAGTTGTTGAACTGATAAACACAAAACAATTAACACATAATGGTCTTGTGACACATCGGTTCCATATTAACAACGTGAAAGAGGCATTCGAGTTTATTGAGAAAAATCCGGATAAAGTAAGAAAAGCAGTTATTGAATTCGAATAA
- a CDS encoding glycoside hydrolase family 3 protein gives MDDQQPELETKVKNIIEIEGLKFKDLNNDGKLDPYEDWRLSPKERAENLVSLMNMDEKIGMMLINSRRMGLSQDDKSKTSHDGVLDEAVIEKGENIFAATKVYGTTHTIENRHLRHFILRDNFSPADIAAWINKMNEIAEGTRLGIPVLVTSNSRNENAEAVFGMNDAAGTFSTWPGTLGLAAAAKGEIKNGGNSSLISQFAETARKEWDATGIRKGYMYMADTVTDPRWQRTYGTFGEDPEFISDAIGRLIDGFQGTSIGKNSIALTTKHFPGGGARENGFDPHYEEGKWNLYPTKGSLEKYHLPPFRAAVEHGTSSIMPYYSIPSIKKSVVQEFENEDIPFEEVGFTFNHYFINHILRDKLGFKGYVNSDSGIVNNMSWGVEELSVAERFAKAINAGTDIVADTNDIENLTIAIDKGWISEKRIDEANIRLLTEMFTLGLFDDRTYNSPEVATSVVSNAANWESAYEAHKKSVTVLKNNNQTLPLTAEKRGSKKVYVEVFHKEPEQAKSFTEQARRECQEHGHFTLTANYEEADTVILFLYPKSGSYFSATPGFLELELCENKVETDLKGSLYQETTLSGMDHLKTVADNIHSRGGKVVMSVNIIMPWILGNVEPLADALVAGYDTFFKPQFEVMAGNQPVGVLPLTLPANQEVIAVYQNGDCVSRNDVPGYDKDKYLPEGLTYAYEDSDGNIYRLGHGLRYE, from the coding sequence GTGGACGATCAACAGCCAGAGTTAGAAACAAAAGTCAAAAACATCATCGAAATAGAAGGATTAAAATTTAAAGATTTGAATAATGACGGGAAATTAGATCCCTATGAGGATTGGCGCTTAAGCCCAAAAGAACGTGCAGAAAACTTAGTATCGCTGATGAATATGGACGAAAAAATTGGTATGATGCTCATTAACTCCCGTAGGATGGGGCTGTCTCAAGATGATAAAAGCAAGACAAGTCATGATGGCGTATTAGATGAAGCAGTTATTGAAAAAGGTGAAAATATATTTGCAGCTACAAAAGTATATGGAACAACACATACGATTGAAAACAGACATTTAAGACACTTTATTCTAAGAGATAACTTTAGTCCAGCAGACATTGCAGCGTGGATTAATAAAATGAATGAAATCGCAGAGGGAACGCGTTTAGGTATCCCTGTTCTTGTGACGTCTAACTCCAGGAATGAAAATGCGGAAGCTGTCTTTGGTATGAATGATGCAGCAGGAACCTTTTCTACATGGCCCGGCACTCTGGGACTGGCAGCGGCAGCAAAGGGCGAAATAAAAAATGGCGGGAATTCCTCACTCATTAGTCAATTTGCTGAAACCGCACGCAAAGAATGGGATGCTACTGGAATTAGAAAAGGCTATATGTACATGGCTGACACCGTTACAGATCCGAGATGGCAACGGACTTACGGTACATTTGGCGAAGATCCTGAATTTATTTCTGATGCTATCGGCCGCCTTATTGACGGATTTCAAGGGACAAGCATAGGGAAAAATAGCATCGCATTGACGACGAAGCACTTTCCAGGCGGAGGTGCGAGAGAAAACGGATTTGACCCGCATTATGAAGAAGGTAAATGGAATCTATATCCAACAAAAGGAAGTTTGGAAAAGTATCATTTGCCACCATTTAGAGCAGCCGTCGAACATGGAACGTCTTCCATCATGCCGTATTATTCTATCCCAAGCATCAAAAAGAGTGTCGTACAAGAATTTGAGAACGAAGACATTCCTTTTGAAGAGGTTGGATTTACATTTAATCATTATTTTATCAATCATATACTTAGAGACAAACTTGGATTCAAAGGCTATGTAAATAGCGATAGCGGGATTGTTAATAATATGAGCTGGGGTGTTGAAGAGTTAAGCGTGGCTGAACGTTTTGCCAAAGCAATCAACGCTGGTACAGATATCGTTGCTGATACAAATGATATTGAAAATCTTACAATAGCCATTGACAAAGGATGGATTAGCGAAAAACGTATCGATGAAGCGAATATACGCCTCCTTACGGAAATGTTCACGTTAGGCTTATTTGATGATCGGACCTATAATTCACCAGAAGTGGCTACATCTGTCGTTAGTAACGCAGCGAATTGGGAATCGGCGTATGAAGCACATAAAAAATCAGTAACTGTACTCAAAAATAACAATCAGACATTGCCTCTAACAGCTGAAAAACGTGGCAGTAAGAAAGTTTATGTGGAAGTTTTCCATAAGGAACCCGAGCAAGCTAAATCTTTCACAGAACAAGCAAGGAGGGAATGCCAAGAGCATGGACATTTTACGTTGACAGCTAACTATGAAGAAGCTGACACCGTCATTTTGTTCTTATATCCGAAATCCGGTTCCTATTTCTCGGCAACACCAGGATTTCTAGAACTTGAGCTGTGTGAGAATAAAGTGGAAACTGATTTGAAAGGTTCTTTATACCAGGAAACAACATTGAGCGGTATGGATCATCTGAAGACAGTCGCAGACAATATTCATAGTCGTGGTGGAAAAGTAGTGATGAGTGTTAATATCATTATGCCATGGATCCTTGGCAATGTTGAACCTTTGGCAGATGCACTCGTCGCCGGATATGATACATTCTTCAAGCCACAGTTCGAGGTGATGGCGGGTAACCAACCAGTAGGCGTCTTACCATTGACATTACCAGCTAATCAAGAAGTCATTGCAGTTTATCAGAACGGTGATTGCGTCTCAAGAAATGATGTCCCTGGCTATGATAAGGACAAATATCTGCCGGAAGGACTCACCTATGCCTATGAGGATAGCGATGGTAATATTTATAGGCTTGGTCATGGGTTGAGATATGAATAA
- a CDS encoding GntR family transcriptional regulator encodes MTKIDTSLLTSQVYDVLRSKIIAGEYSPGDKLDIHKLADEFGVSRSPVKDAINQLVYDGLLEIIPRKGTYVTELNFTEFIEVLDARLMIELWAGKQVIQFISADKVENWGQIVQEMDSLLKATPFPFETYNKVDRKFHMTLIEWTGNNKIIELFSSLNTHVSLSRIVHSTSLESTTKRHTDHWHLYEAMRERDFSAFSNVITEHINSLKKEAKSRWNEVYL; translated from the coding sequence ATGACAAAAATTGATACATCTCTTTTGACTAGTCAGGTATACGATGTACTACGTAGTAAAATAATTGCTGGAGAATACAGTCCTGGTGATAAGTTAGATATTCATAAATTAGCAGATGAGTTTGGTGTAAGCCGCTCTCCTGTAAAAGATGCAATCAATCAACTTGTGTACGATGGATTACTAGAGATCATCCCTCGTAAAGGTACTTATGTAACAGAATTAAATTTCACTGAATTTATTGAAGTACTTGATGCTCGATTAATGATTGAATTATGGGCTGGCAAGCAAGTGATTCAATTTATTTCAGCAGATAAGGTGGAAAATTGGGGACAAATCGTCCAGGAAATGGATTCACTCCTCAAAGCTACTCCTTTTCCTTTTGAGACCTATAATAAGGTAGATCGGAAATTTCACATGACTTTAATAGAATGGACAGGAAATAATAAAATAATAGAACTATTTTCCTCGTTAAACACCCACGTATCCTTATCCCGTATCGTCCACTCTACCTCACTGGAAAGCACAACGAAAAGACATACAGATCACTGGCATTTATACGAAGCAATGAGAGAGCGTGATTTTTCTGCCTTTTCAAATGTAATAACGGAACATATTAACAGCCTAAAGAAAGAAGCTAAATCACGATGGAATGAAGTGTATTTATAG
- a CDS encoding sugar phosphate isomerase/epimerase family protein, whose product MKKGKIGVQMMMLKGKVEELGAYETMKQLHELGFRAVEVSQIPMTEENVGELKRASEDFDIEIAAMSAPLEPMMPGAPGETLTANFDKIVKDCKTLDCNFLRIGMLPLNIMGDKDQIMEFIKRAEAMAERLAEHGIELYYHTHHIEFQKYDGEYLLDLMKNNTSKLGFELDVHWIQRAGEDPVQIIKNYKDRISLLHLKDYRIGELDIQEEDLQDMGKFFSKFTDLIEFAEVGEGNLDMNAVIDAGLESGAQYFLIEQDDTYGRDPFDCLKISADNLKELGYADWF is encoded by the coding sequence ATGAAAAAAGGAAAAATTGGCGTGCAAATGATGATGCTTAAAGGTAAGGTTGAAGAACTTGGTGCCTATGAAACAATGAAACAATTGCATGAGCTAGGCTTTAGAGCTGTAGAAGTTTCACAAATTCCTATGACGGAAGAAAATGTAGGCGAATTAAAACGGGCAAGCGAAGACTTTGATATAGAGATTGCAGCAATGTCTGCTCCTTTAGAGCCAATGATGCCAGGTGCTCCTGGAGAAACACTAACAGCTAATTTTGATAAAATTGTCAAGGATTGTAAAACGTTAGATTGTAACTTCCTTCGTATCGGAATGCTCCCCCTAAACATCATGGGCGACAAGGATCAAATCATGGAATTTATCAAAAGAGCGGAAGCAATGGCAGAGCGCTTAGCAGAGCATGGAATCGAATTGTATTATCATACACACCATATCGAGTTCCAGAAGTACGACGGAGAATATTTACTGGATCTGATGAAAAATAATACGTCCAAACTTGGGTTTGAATTAGATGTCCACTGGATCCAACGAGCTGGTGAAGATCCCGTACAAATTATTAAAAACTATAAAGATCGAATATCGCTATTACATTTGAAAGATTATCGTATTGGTGAATTGGATATTCAAGAGGAAGATCTTCAAGACATGGGTAAGTTTTTTAGTAAATTCACGGACCTAATTGAATTTGCGGAAGTTGGAGAAGGGAATCTTGATATGAATGCAGTGATTGACGCTGGTCTCGAAAGCGGCGCACAGTATTTCTTAATCGAGCAGGATGACACGTATGGACGTGACCCATTTGATTGTTTGAAAATATCAGCAGATAACTTGAAGGAATTGGGTTATGCAGATTGGTTCTAG
- a CDS encoding gluconate:H+ symporter yields the protein MPLLIVALGIVLLLILIMKFNVNTFISLVVVSFVLALALGMPISEVVASIEYGLGDTLGGIALVFGLGAILGKLVADAGGAQRIAMTLINKFGEKRIQWAVVVGGFILGIALFFEVGLVLLIPIVYQIAKQLNIQFLWLGLPMVTALSVTHAFLPPSPGITVIAQQYGANVGLVLVYGIIIGIPTVIIAGPLFTKFARKMVPSAFEKEPSGSMASIGDAKEYKLEDTPSFGVSIFTSLFPVILMGISTIITLVQDTMGMSANMFFDIVAMFGAPTTVMLVSVLLAIYTMGVARKIPMSQLMKSAENSIAAIGMMLLILGAGGALKQVLIDGGVGDYVAQLFEGSTMSPIILAWLIAALLRVAQGSATVAALTTAGLVIPLMQGTDVSLELMVLATGAGSIIASHVNDTGFWIVKESFGLTMKETFATWTVLETIISVCGLVFVLFLSLFV from the coding sequence ATGCCATTACTAATCGTCGCGCTCGGCATTGTCTTATTACTAATTTTAATAATGAAATTCAATGTAAACACATTCATTTCATTAGTTGTTGTTTCGTTTGTCCTTGCATTGGCATTAGGTATGCCGATCAGTGAAGTTGTTGCATCCATTGAATATGGTTTGGGTGACACTTTAGGTGGAATTGCATTAGTCTTTGGACTTGGTGCTATTTTAGGTAAGTTAGTCGCCGATGCTGGTGGAGCCCAGCGAATTGCCATGACGCTGATTAATAAATTCGGAGAAAAACGAATTCAGTGGGCAGTTGTTGTTGGTGGTTTCATTCTCGGGATTGCGCTATTTTTTGAAGTTGGACTTGTATTATTAATTCCGATTGTTTATCAAATTGCTAAACAACTAAACATACAATTCTTATGGTTAGGATTACCGATGGTTACTGCATTATCTGTAACACATGCATTCTTGCCACCATCTCCAGGTATTACTGTTATTGCTCAGCAATATGGCGCCAATGTAGGGTTGGTATTAGTGTATGGGATTATAATTGGAATTCCAACTGTGATTATAGCAGGGCCATTATTTACGAAATTTGCTAGAAAAATGGTTCCATCCGCATTTGAAAAAGAACCATCTGGAAGTATGGCCTCTATTGGTGATGCAAAAGAATACAAATTGGAAGATACACCAAGCTTTGGGGTCAGTATATTCACATCATTATTTCCAGTAATTTTGATGGGGATTTCTACAATTATTACGTTGGTACAAGACACAATGGGTATGTCAGCTAACATGTTTTTTGACATTGTCGCGATGTTCGGTGCTCCAACTACTGTTATGCTAGTTTCAGTTTTACTTGCAATATATACCATGGGGGTAGCAAGAAAGATTCCAATGAGTCAGCTCATGAAATCAGCAGAAAATTCTATTGCTGCTATCGGTATGATGTTACTGATCCTAGGGGCAGGTGGTGCATTAAAACAAGTATTAATTGATGGTGGAGTAGGAGATTATGTTGCGCAACTCTTTGAAGGAAGTACGATGTCTCCAATCATATTAGCTTGGTTAATTGCTGCTTTGTTGAGAGTTGCACAAGGGTCAGCAACTGTTGCCGCTCTAACCACAGCTGGATTAGTCATTCCATTGATGCAGGGTACAGATGTTAGCTTAGAATTAATGGTACTTGCAACAGGTGCAGGAAGTATTATTGCTTCTCACGTCAATGATACCGGTTTCTGGATTGTTAAAGAGTCCTTTGGCTTAACAATGAAAGAAACATTTGCAACTTGGACAGTACTGGAAACAATTATTTCCGTATGTGGTCTTGTGTTTGTTCTGTTCTTAAGCTTATTTGTTTAA
- a CDS encoding Gfo/Idh/MocA family protein: MSNDGMNYAPKGKPNPVVKEGEFQVAAVALDHGHINGMCNGLVEAGATLKWVYDPDQEKVNSFLEKFPGVEVADSLEQILNDESIKLVAAAAIPSERSGLGNKVMEAGKDYFTDKTPFTTKAQLEETKRVVERTGQKYMVYFSERLHVEGAVFAGDLIKDGAIGKVIQVTGFGPHRLNADSRPDWFFNKEQYGGILCDIGSHQIEQFLYYTGSGDAEILHSKVGNYNNPDHPELEDYGDATLVGDNGATQIFKVDWFTPDGLSTWGDGRTFITGTEGTIEIRKYVDVAREESGDHLYLVNKDGEKHYALSGEVGFPFFGAFIKDCINRTENAMTQEHAFKAAELCLEAQEQAIVVS, encoded by the coding sequence ATGAGTAATGACGGAATGAATTATGCACCAAAAGGAAAGCCGAATCCAGTCGTTAAAGAAGGAGAATTTCAGGTTGCGGCAGTTGCACTTGATCATGGGCATATTAATGGCATGTGTAATGGTTTGGTAGAAGCAGGCGCCACGTTAAAATGGGTATATGACCCAGACCAGGAAAAGGTGAATAGTTTCCTTGAAAAATTTCCTGGAGTAGAAGTAGCAGATTCCTTGGAACAAATTTTAAATGATGAATCTATCAAGCTAGTAGCAGCGGCAGCGATTCCATCAGAAAGAAGTGGACTTGGCAATAAGGTAATGGAAGCTGGAAAAGACTATTTTACAGATAAAACACCTTTTACAACAAAAGCACAATTGGAAGAGACGAAGCGTGTCGTGGAACGGACTGGCCAGAAGTATATGGTGTATTTCAGTGAACGCCTCCACGTCGAGGGTGCTGTATTTGCAGGCGACTTGATTAAAGATGGAGCAATCGGAAAAGTTATTCAGGTGACTGGCTTCGGCCCGCACCGATTAAATGCAGACAGTCGTCCAGATTGGTTTTTCAATAAAGAACAATATGGTGGTATTCTATGCGATATCGGGAGTCATCAAATTGAGCAGTTCCTCTATTATACAGGCAGCGGGGACGCAGAAATCCTGCATAGTAAAGTAGGTAACTATAATAATCCTGATCATCCGGAACTAGAAGACTATGGCGACGCAACATTAGTCGGCGATAATGGGGCAACACAAATCTTTAAAGTAGATTGGTTCACACCGGATGGATTGAGCACATGGGGTGATGGACGTACCTTTATTACCGGGACAGAAGGAACAATAGAAATTCGTAAATATGTGGACGTGGCACGTGAGGAGTCAGGCGACCACCTTTATCTAGTGAACAAGGACGGGGAAAAGCATTACGCACTATCAGGTGAAGTAGGTTTCCCATTCTTTGGAGCATTTATCAAAGATTGTATCAATCGTACCGAAAATGCAATGACGCAGGAGCATGCATTTAAAGCTGCGGAATTGTGCTTAGAAGCGCAGGAACAAGCGATTGTTGTTTCTTAA
- a CDS encoding 6-phospho-beta-glucosidase, with product MTKGIKIATIGGGSSYTPELVEGFIKRYNEFPVKELWLVDIEEGKEKLEIVGNFTKRMIEKAGLPIEVHLTFDRKAALKGADFVTTQFRVGGLDARAKDERIPVKYGVLGQETNGPGGLFKGLRTIPVILDITKDMEELCPNAWLINFTNPAGMVTEAVLRYSNIKKVVGLCNVPIGMEMGIAKLLDVDHSRVHIDFAGLNHMVYGLDVYLDGVSVKDEVMQKLSDPENSSFVKNIEGIGWEPEFIQSLNALTCPYHMYYYKSKEMLDKTIESSKTEGTRAEVVQQLENDLFELYKDPNLDIKPPQLEERGGAYYSDAAVRLITSIYNDKRDIQPVNTMNRGAIPSIPDESAVEISCVITKDGPIPLAMGDLPVATRGLVQQIKSFERISAEAAVTGDYNKAVLALTINPLTPSDATAKQIVDEMMEAHKEHLPQFQEDKVTVN from the coding sequence ATGACAAAAGGTATTAAAATTGCAACGATAGGCGGGGGATCTAGTTATACCCCTGAATTAGTAGAAGGTTTCATCAAACGATATAATGAATTCCCAGTAAAAGAATTATGGTTAGTAGATATTGAAGAAGGAAAAGAAAAGCTAGAAATCGTTGGAAACTTTACAAAACGAATGATTGAAAAAGCAGGGCTTCCAATCGAGGTGCATTTAACATTTGATAGAAAAGCAGCTTTAAAGGGTGCTGATTTTGTTACAACGCAATTCCGTGTTGGCGGTTTGGATGCTCGTGCAAAAGACGAGCGCATCCCAGTGAAATATGGCGTACTTGGACAAGAAACCAATGGGCCTGGGGGACTATTTAAAGGTTTACGTACGATCCCTGTCATTTTGGATATAACGAAAGATATGGAAGAACTTTGTCCGAATGCTTGGTTAATCAACTTCACGAATCCTGCTGGCATGGTAACAGAAGCCGTACTACGCTACTCCAACATCAAAAAAGTTGTAGGATTGTGTAATGTACCTATCGGAATGGAAATGGGTATTGCCAAATTATTAGATGTAGACCATTCTCGAGTTCACATTGATTTTGCAGGTCTGAATCATATGGTTTACGGTCTGGATGTATATCTGGATGGAGTCAGTGTAAAGGATGAAGTCATGCAAAAATTATCCGATCCGGAAAACTCAAGTTTCGTTAAAAATATAGAAGGAATAGGGTGGGAACCTGAGTTTATTCAATCCTTAAATGCTTTAACATGTCCGTACCATATGTATTATTACAAGTCGAAGGAAATGTTGGATAAGACGATTGAAAGCTCCAAGACAGAAGGTACTCGTGCTGAAGTCGTTCAGCAATTGGAAAATGATTTGTTTGAGCTTTATAAAGATCCAAATCTTGATATTAAACCACCTCAATTAGAAGAACGAGGCGGAGCATATTATTCCGATGCAGCGGTTCGTTTGATCACATCTATTTACAACGACAAACGTGACATTCAGCCAGTAAACACGATGAATCGTGGTGCTATTCCTAGTATTCCAGATGAATCAGCAGTCGAAATCAGTTGTGTTATTACAAAAGATGGTCCTATACCGTTGGCGATGGGAGATCTACCAGTTGCGACAAGAGGACTTGTTCAGCAAATAAAGTCATTCGAACGCATATCAGCAGAGGCAGCTGTAACCGGTGATTATAATAAAGCAGTACTTGCTTTAACGATTAATCCGCTAACCCCAAGTGACGCGACTGCTAAACAAATTGTCGATGAAATGATGGAGGCGCATAAAGAGCATCTTCCTCAATTTCAAGAAGACAAAGTTACAGTGAATTAA
- a CDS encoding type II toxin-antitoxin system RelE/ParE family toxin: MILLHGFTKKQQKTPRIEIIRAKKYRDGFLRQKKKGI; the protein is encoded by the coding sequence TTGATACTTCTTCATGGTTTTACGAAGAAACAGCAAAAGACACCAAGAATAGAAATCATACGAGCGAAAAAGTATCGGGATGGTTTTTTGCGACAAAAAAAGAAGGGAATATAA
- a CDS encoding MurR/RpiR family transcriptional regulator: MFTHKMIASFNELETSLYNYISQNSEKVAYMRIRELADETHVSTATILRFCRKVDCEGFSEFKVKLKMHVEENKKTVLKESQHSVMEFFDRTLKGDIEENIREAARLVNKADSVIFIGIGSSGILAEYGARYFSSLGKFSMYIKDPLFPIHSKVRYNSATIALSVSGESNFTVTHLNQIKQEGSKIISITNNKHSTVAKISDINIPYYVTEEWFENANITTQVPVIYILEALAREIYKLG, from the coding sequence ATGTTTACACATAAGATGATCGCTTCATTCAATGAGTTAGAAACTTCTTTATACAATTATATCAGTCAAAATAGTGAAAAAGTCGCCTATATGCGGATCCGTGAACTTGCAGATGAAACCCATGTATCCACAGCCACGATCCTTCGTTTTTGTAGAAAAGTAGATTGTGAGGGTTTTTCCGAGTTTAAAGTAAAGCTAAAAATGCATGTAGAAGAAAATAAGAAAACGGTTTTAAAAGAGTCTCAACATTCCGTAATGGAGTTTTTTGATCGGACATTAAAAGGAGATATAGAAGAAAATATTAGGGAAGCTGCAAGACTAGTTAACAAAGCAGATAGTGTCATTTTTATTGGCATAGGAAGCTCAGGTATTCTTGCTGAATATGGAGCAAGGTATTTCTCAAGCTTGGGTAAATTTTCGATGTATATAAAAGATCCGCTTTTTCCGATTCATTCCAAGGTACGTTATAATAGCGCAACCATTGCTTTATCCGTCTCGGGAGAATCTAACTTTACCGTTACTCACCTTAATCAAATCAAACAAGAAGGAAGTAAAATTATTAGTATTACGAACAATAAACACTCGACCGTTGCAAAAATATCTGATATAAACATTCCATATTATGTAACGGAGGAGTGGTTTGAAAATGCTAATATTACGACGCAAGTACCTGTGATTTATATTCTGGAAGCACTGGCCCGTGAAATATATAAGCTTGGGTGA